The following are encoded in a window of Anopheles gambiae chromosome X, idAnoGambNW_F1_1, whole genome shotgun sequence genomic DNA:
- the LOC1272437 gene encoding TATA element modulatory factor, translated as MSWFDTTGIANLAKNALKEAQKQIDKALDIKDEEETTIASVSSVGVDTSGGEKLVNSSMHSVVSIHPTAERTSVLQPSSVDLDADGSEGTSLEQSTLAKSSNAIKTPSNLRHVSVKAAEKRNDSTSSTTEADSSSTAVPIITSPSQPSPLAINVQDGMGTESVELIDTPRTSTSSNTESPVIVDHSTRFDAHQGQQYTVVKEHPDRNEEYVSVESDTVSYVLSEQPNTVQDTCVNSPPITVAPGRSSYRFSIPNDPSMNVVGVTSPTIETLSEKCEEPQSKESFDKDPNNRAGDPVQQVSKELSDALPSQRFLTSKQELENSYENLEFQAQLTDLTHSFEDLKSCGSAAGSHFPSTASSEQFETTDKLSDAAFETLGGLGAGQNLFQSLGEDEIETTTSSDIEIISSPNGGDSSSTNSGIYRTSPLKMSTAKGENFDMMLIKRRRGHTREPSEISINSGNSDDSSHLPETEQLMRRLEEVSETLEQREYRLVELGRQNAELNEQNAQLTAQLESKAKREGGSDLDGYMQRLSALERKFQQSIREKENLKSKFDALRMEADKKVAKCDMDKAVSERDFMINELQKEGESLSKQVLQHSNIIKKLRAKEKESSVLISKQCDEISELTQETERLKRSLSAKEEVERSQIDAVHKLTSEKGKLERERAMLDDKLNDQIQKSEAMRKSLEFVRNELNEKSELCHDLQKRLDKLQNCKTDSQTFQKTNEVLMLQLEDLREQLRRTEQDYGQRLNRAKNEHAEVLRKLEAAELRTEEEKNASALLTMPLMKQLDSLQNLLRHKERLGEQRDASFAQQLSEALERIKLISDKEKTQRDIIITMQNRISNLEERLQAALLQTKEAVTRLKQQTLEAERRLEDCNKHEGKGESLEKEAAPAIEHAHENETQLDGADKIPPTKQTATIEANESDPNIDSSMPQFGMDMQPVEASSITSIGNLSLPDSLNSIPWTTPEDDAVSLGKVEPFNDGIVDVGYNLPNLFNTTSHLETLQATLKQRDGEICQLQWEVSRFQQERNVLSAEISNLTIELDNVRERFECSIRLEEEHTELQNRYDALLQMYGEAVEKTEELQLDLADVKDMYKIQIDDLLQRQRELIASMSHQSSLLSSSRNNC; from the exons ATGAGTTGGTTCGATACCACGGGCATAGCTAATTTGGCGAAAAATGCACTCAAAGAAGCACAGAAGCAAATCGATAAAGCGCTGGATATCAAAGATGAGGAAGAAACGACCATTGCCAGTGTTTCTagcgttggtgttgataccagTGGTGGCGAAAAGTTAGTAAATAGCTCAATGCACTCTGTCGTTTCTATACACCCTACGGCCGAACGCACGAGTGTGTTGCAGCCTAGCTCCGTTGATTTAGATGCGGATGGAAGCGAAG GCACATCGCTAGAACAATCAACTCTAGCGAAATCTAGCAACGCCATTAAAACCCCATCAAATCTGCGACACGTGAGTGTTAAAGCTGCTGAGAAAAGAAATGATTCCACTTCTTCGACAACAGAAGCAGACAGCTCATCAACTGCTGTCCCAATCATCACTTCACCTAGTCAACCATCTCCTTTGGCAATTAATGTGCAGGACGGCATGGGAACAGAATCGGTCGAACTAATCGATACGCCACGAACATCAACAAGTTCTAACACGGAATCGCCAGTTATTGTTGATCATAGTACACGTTTCGATGCGCACCAAGGGCAACAGTACACCGTCGTAAAAGAGCATCCTGACAGGAACGAGGAGTACGTCAGTGTTGAGAGTGATACGGTTTCGTACGTATTGTCCGAGCAACCAAATACTGTCCAGGACACGTGTGTAAACTCGCCTCCCATTACTGTTGCACCTGGCCGTAGTTCCTATCGGTTTTCTATTCCCAATGATCCGTCGATGAACGTCGTTGGTGTTACTAGTCCAACCATAGAAACATTAAGCGAAAAGTGCGAAGAGCCGCAATCCAAAGAAAGTTTCGACAAGGATCCGAACAATCGAGCCGGCGATCCAGTGCAGCAAGTATCAAAAGAATTGTCCGATGCGTTGCCATCACAACGATTTTTAACTTCAAAGCAAGAACTGGAAAACAGCTACGAGAATCTCGAATTTCAAGCACAACTAACTGACCTTACCCACAGTTTTGAGGACCTAAAGTCTTGCGGCAGTGCTGCTGGTAGCCATTTCCCGAGCACTGCTTCGAGTGAACAGTTTGAAACAACGGACAAACTGTCGGATGCCGCTTTTGAGACACTCGGCGGTCTAGGGGCGGGGCAGAATTTGTTTCAAAGTTTAGGCGAGGATGAAATTGAGACGACGACGTCGTCCGATATAGAAATTATTTCCAGCCCAAACGGGGGCGATTCTAGCAGCACTAACAGTGGCATCTACCGCACAAGTCCACTCAAAATGTCCACTGCTAAGGGTGAAAATTTTGATATGATGCTAATCAAAAGGCGTCGCGGACACACGCGAGAACCGTCGGAAATTTCGATCAACAGCGGCAACAGTGACGATTCTAGTCATCTGCCCGAAACCGAACAGCTGATGCGACGGCTGGAAGAGGTATCAGAGACGCTGGAGCAACGGGAATACCGGCTGGTAGAACTTGGGCGACAGAATGCGGAACTAAACGAACAAAACGCACAGCTGACTGCGCAGCTTGAGAGCAAAGCTAAACGGGAGGGTGGATCTGATCTGGACGGGTACATGCAACGCTTATCTGCCCTGGAGCGTAAGTTTCAGCAGTCTATCCGGGAAAAGGAAAATCTGAAGAGCAAATTTGATGCACTGCGAATGGAAGCGGACAAAAAGGTAGCCAAGTGCGATATGGATAAAGCAGTGAGCGAAAGAGATTTTATGATCAACGAGCTGCAAAAGGAGGGGGAAAGCCTCTCCAAGCAGGTGTTGCAACATTctaatattattaaaaagttgCGTGCGAAGGAAAAAGAATCTAGCGTACTGATTAGCAAGCAATGTGATGAAATAAGCGAACTGACGCAAGAGACCGAACGACTCAAACGATCGTTATCGGCAAAGGAAGAGGTAGAGCGTTCGCAAATTGATGCTGTGCACAAGCTGACATCTGAAAAGGGCAAGCTGGAACGCGAACGCGCGATGCTAGATGATAAATTAAACGATCAAATACAAAAGAGTGAAGCGATGCGCAAGTCATTGGAGTTTGTGCGCAACGAACTGAACGAAAAATCAGAGCTGTGCCACGATTTACAGAAACGGTTGGACAAGCTACAAAACTGCAAAACCGACTCCCAAACGTTTCAGAAAACCAATGAAGTGCTCATGCTACAGCTGGAAGATCTGCGCGAGCAACTGCGGAGAACCGAACAGGACTACGGACAACGACTGAATCGGGCGAAAAATGAACATGCGGAAGTGTTACGCAAACTAGAAGCTGCCGAATTGCGCacggaggaagaaaaaaatgcttctgCCCTGCTCACAATGCCGCTGATGAAACAGCTTGATTCCTTGCAAAACTTACTGCGACATAAGGAACGTTTGGGCGAACAACGGGATGCTTCATTTGCCCAGCAGCTGTCCGAAGCTTTAGAGCGTATCAAATTAATTTCCGACAAAGAGAAAACACAGCGAGATATTATTATCACCATGCAAAATCGCATCAGTAATTTGGAGGAACGTTTACAAGCTGCGCTGCTTCAAACTAAAGAAGCTGTAACCAGATTAAAACAGCAGACTCTTGAGGCTGAACGACGTCTTGAAGATTGCAACAAGCATGAGGGTAAAGGAGAGAGCTTGGAAAAGGAAGCAGCACCTGCTATCGAACATGCTCACGAAAATGAAACACAGTTAGATGGTGCTGATAAAATACCCCCTACGAAGCAAACAGCCACAatagaagccaacgagagtgATCCGAATATTGATAGCTCTATGCCACAGTTTGGAATGGATATGCAGCCTGTAGAAGCCTCTTCTATTACTAGTATTGGAAATCTATCTCTTCCAGATTCATTAAATAGCATTCCATGGACTACTCCCGAGGATGATGCAGTTTCCCTAGGAAAGGTTGAGCCTTTCAACGATGGAATAGTTGATGTGGGATATAATTTACCTAATTTGTTCAACACGACATCACATCTTGAGACCTTGCAAGCTACACTTAAGCAACGTGATGGCGAGATCTGTCAGCTTCAATGGGAAGTCTCTCGGTTTCAGCAGGAACGTAATGTGCTTAGTGCGGAAATATCAAATCTTACCATCGAGCTAGATAAT GTTCGAGAACGTTTTGAATGCAGTATTCGATTAGAGGAGGAACACACAGAATTGCAAAACCGCTATGATGCTCTTTTGCAAATGTATGGTGAGGCGGTGGAAAAAACCGAAGAATTGCAGCTGGATTTAGCGGACGTGAAGGACATGTACAAAATTCAAATTGATGACCTGCTTCAACGTCAGCGTGAGCTTATCGCATCTATGAGCCATCAGTCATCACTACTTTCATCCTCTAGAAATAATTGTTGA
- the LOC1272427 gene encoding forkhead box protein K2 isoform X2, producing the protein MSYLNMSSAAQDCLPPRGNNGEMKLIKQEPQQSINQSDAGSGGDAAGSAGAAAQHLVGSSPSSTYQKSSAATSSNSHPATTPLRSRRTSASSPVSSPSPTLSTASAKLSNGAGKVAASTAATGATGSSGPSSRVAALPAAAPAPAAPLPAAGSGGGEPSVMGLSGPNTANYHNFIGRLISKDNMLLISEDVIEVGRNSSKSQVDFHVGKNSFISRKHFIIQHDMNDEFTLFCLSKNGVFIDNVFHRKSGEPYKLPKLCSIRFPSTNIKIQFENLIDQANNGILVDLNEHTPVKIGTGPVGGIPLHAGSISGASMSGGMSQGGGGVGGASGNSSGGVGLAGSGQQHHYHHNRGGKSPSSSVIYAPLKISIPSEHGGAVGTVGLLGDVSRGSVRGGGGGGGGAGSGGGGGSCRGGELHGMGGSGYPSPTGTISAANSCPTSPRQNVHEFAQYSSSNHHHQHTPASVTGTTNNNNNNYSEFQAPATQSLESDKPPYSYAQLIVQAISASPEKQLTLSGIYSFISKNYPYYRTGANKGWQNSIRHNLSLNRYFIKVPRSQDEPGKGSFWRIDPSSELKLIDQSYRKRRQRGSQCFRSPFGMPRSAPVSPSYTDNSRECSPMNEELLMSAPGSPGPNNSGYSANNHDGSQQSSYQNQYTAYASAEHQQAEVYEEDEQLEYESDDYEPGNKRQKM; encoded by the exons ATGAGCTATTTAAACATGTCAAGCGCAGCCCAGGACTGTTTACCGCCGCGCGGCAACAATGGCGAGATGAAGCTGATCAAACAGGAACCGcaacaatcaatcaatcagaGCGACGCGGGCAGCGGCGGCGATGCCGCCGGTAGTGCCGGTGCCGCCGCCCAGCATTTGGTGGGCAGCTCCCCCTCCTCCACCTATCAAAAATCGTCAGCAGCCACCTCAAGCAACAGCCACCCGGCTACTACACCGCTCCGCTCAAGGCGCACGTCGGCGTCCTCGCCCGTGTCCTCGCCATCGCCCACGCTGTCGACCGCGTCGGCGAAGCTGAGCAATGGCGCCGGCAAGGTGGCGGCTTCCACTGCTGCGACCGGTGCGACCGGCAGCAGCGGCCCCTCCTCCCGCGTGGCTGCCCTTCCGGCGGCCGCGCCAGCACCGGCAGCACCGTTGCCGGCAGCCGGCAGCGGCGGGGGCGAGCCGAGCGTGATGGGCCTGTCCGGCCCGAACACGGCCAACTATCACAACTTCATCGGGCGGCTGATCAGCAAAGACAACATGCTGCTCATCAGCGAGGACGTGATCGAGGTCGGCCGCAACTCGTCCAAATCGCAGGTGGACTTCCACGTCGGCAAGAACAGCTTCATCTCCCGCAAGCACTTCATCATCCAGCACGACATGAACGACGAGTTCACGCTGTTCTGTCTCAGCAAAAACGGCGTGTTCATCGATAACGTGTTTCACCGGAAAAGCGGCGAACCGTACAAGCTACCAAAACT ATGCAGCATCCGTTTCCCTAGTACAAACATCAAGATCCAGTTTGAAAATTTGATCGACCAGGCCAACAACGGTATACTGGTGGACCTGAACGAGCACACGCCGGTCAAGATCGGTACCGGTCCGGTCGGTGGCATCCCGCTGCACGCTGGCTCCATCAGCGGTGCATCGATGAGCGGCGGCATGTCGcagggcggcggcggcgtcggcgGCGCCAGTGGCAACAGTAGCGGCGGCGTTGGGCTAGCTGGCAGCGGCCAGcagcaccactaccaccacaaccGTGGTGGAAAGTCGCCCTCCTCCAGTGTGATTTACGCACCGCTCAAAATTTCAATTCCCTCCGAGCACGGTGGTGCGGTCGGCACGGTCGGTCTGCTCGGCGATGTATCTCGCGGCTCCGTAcggggcggcggtggcggtggtggtggagctggcAGTGGGGGAGGCGGCGGCAGTTGTCGGGGCGGTGAGCTGCACGGCATGGGCGGCAGCGGATACCCGTCCCCTACCGGGACGATCAGTGCTGCGAACAGTTGCCCCACCAGCCCACGGCAGAACGTGCACGAGTTTGCccagtacagcagcagcaatcaccatcatcagcacacCCCGGCCAGCGTAACcggcaccaccaacaacaacaataacaactaTTCC GAATTTCAAGCCCCGGCCACACAATCACTGGAGAGCGATAAGCCACCGTACAGCTACGCGCAGCTGATCGTACAAGCTATCTCGGCCTCGCCGGAGAAGCAGCTGACTCTCTCGGGGATCTATTCCTTCATCTCGAAGAACTATCCCTACTACCGGACCGGAGCAAACAAAGGGTGGCAGAACTCTATTCGGCACAATTTGAGCTTGAACCG ATACTTCATCAAGGTACCGCGATCGCAAGACGAACCTGGCAAGGGTAGCTTCTGGCGGATAGATCCGTCCAGCGAGCTGAAGCTGATCGATCAAAGCTACCGGAAGCGACGCCAGCGTGGTTCGCAATGCTTTCGCTCGCCGTTCGGCATGCCGCGCTCGGCGCCGGTCTCGCCCAGCTACACTGACAATTCGCGTGAGTGTTCGCCTATGAACGAGGAGCTGCTGATGTCGGCTCCCGGCTCGCCCGGACCAAATAACAGCGGCTACTCTGCCAACAACCACGACG GTTCTCAGCAGTCTTCGTACCAGAACCAGTACACCGCGTACGCGAGTGCCGAACACCAGCAGGCCGAAGTGTACGAGGAGGACGAGCAGCTCGAATACGAAAGCGACGACTACGAGCCGGGCAACAAGCGCCAAAAGATGTAA
- the LOC1272427 gene encoding forkhead box protein K1 isoform X1, which translates to MSYLNMSSAAQDCLPPRGNNGEMKLIKQEPQQSINQSDAGSGGDAAGSAGAAAQHLVGSSPSSTYQKSSAATSSNSHPATTPLRSRRTSASSPVSSPSPTLSTASAKLSNGAGKVAASTAATGATGSSGPSSRVAALPAAAPAPAAPLPAAGSGGGEPSVMGLSGPNTANYHNFIGRLISKDNMLLISEDVIEVGRNSSKSQVDFHVGKNSFISRKHFIIQHDMNDEFTLFCLSKNGVFIDNVFHRKSGEPYKLPKLCSIRFPSTNIKIQFENLIDQANNGILVDLNEHTPVKIGTGPVGGIPLHAGSISGASMSGGMSQGGGGVGGASGNSSGGVGLAGSGQQHHYHHNRGGKSPSSSVIYAPLKISIPSEHGGAVGTVGLLGDVSRGSVRGGGGGGGGAGSGGGGGSCRGGELHGMGGSGYPSPTGTISAANSCPTSPRQNVHEFAQYSSSNHHHQHTPASVTGTTNNNNNNYSEFQAPATQSLESDKPPYSYAQLIVQAISASPEKQLTLSGIYSFISKNYPYYRTGANKGWQNSIRHNLSLNRYFIKVPRSQDEPGKGSFWRIDPSSELKLIDQSYRKRRQRGSQCFRSPFGMPRSAPVSPSYTDNSRECSPMNEELLMSAPGSPGPNNSGYSANNHDGTLHSIDPLYGRFPFPPQNRLISFSVLFCFVLFCELLQVLSSLRTRTSTPRTRVPNTSRPKCTRRTSSSNTKATTTSRATSAKRCNLLWYPPPARKGSLCGYVGVVGSMVLDANLRFRELSEFSFQFSERLL; encoded by the exons ATGAGCTATTTAAACATGTCAAGCGCAGCCCAGGACTGTTTACCGCCGCGCGGCAACAATGGCGAGATGAAGCTGATCAAACAGGAACCGcaacaatcaatcaatcagaGCGACGCGGGCAGCGGCGGCGATGCCGCCGGTAGTGCCGGTGCCGCCGCCCAGCATTTGGTGGGCAGCTCCCCCTCCTCCACCTATCAAAAATCGTCAGCAGCCACCTCAAGCAACAGCCACCCGGCTACTACACCGCTCCGCTCAAGGCGCACGTCGGCGTCCTCGCCCGTGTCCTCGCCATCGCCCACGCTGTCGACCGCGTCGGCGAAGCTGAGCAATGGCGCCGGCAAGGTGGCGGCTTCCACTGCTGCGACCGGTGCGACCGGCAGCAGCGGCCCCTCCTCCCGCGTGGCTGCCCTTCCGGCGGCCGCGCCAGCACCGGCAGCACCGTTGCCGGCAGCCGGCAGCGGCGGGGGCGAGCCGAGCGTGATGGGCCTGTCCGGCCCGAACACGGCCAACTATCACAACTTCATCGGGCGGCTGATCAGCAAAGACAACATGCTGCTCATCAGCGAGGACGTGATCGAGGTCGGCCGCAACTCGTCCAAATCGCAGGTGGACTTCCACGTCGGCAAGAACAGCTTCATCTCCCGCAAGCACTTCATCATCCAGCACGACATGAACGACGAGTTCACGCTGTTCTGTCTCAGCAAAAACGGCGTGTTCATCGATAACGTGTTTCACCGGAAAAGCGGCGAACCGTACAAGCTACCAAAACT ATGCAGCATCCGTTTCCCTAGTACAAACATCAAGATCCAGTTTGAAAATTTGATCGACCAGGCCAACAACGGTATACTGGTGGACCTGAACGAGCACACGCCGGTCAAGATCGGTACCGGTCCGGTCGGTGGCATCCCGCTGCACGCTGGCTCCATCAGCGGTGCATCGATGAGCGGCGGCATGTCGcagggcggcggcggcgtcggcgGCGCCAGTGGCAACAGTAGCGGCGGCGTTGGGCTAGCTGGCAGCGGCCAGcagcaccactaccaccacaaccGTGGTGGAAAGTCGCCCTCCTCCAGTGTGATTTACGCACCGCTCAAAATTTCAATTCCCTCCGAGCACGGTGGTGCGGTCGGCACGGTCGGTCTGCTCGGCGATGTATCTCGCGGCTCCGTAcggggcggcggtggcggtggtggtggagctggcAGTGGGGGAGGCGGCGGCAGTTGTCGGGGCGGTGAGCTGCACGGCATGGGCGGCAGCGGATACCCGTCCCCTACCGGGACGATCAGTGCTGCGAACAGTTGCCCCACCAGCCCACGGCAGAACGTGCACGAGTTTGCccagtacagcagcagcaatcaccatcatcagcacacCCCGGCCAGCGTAACcggcaccaccaacaacaacaataacaactaTTCC GAATTTCAAGCCCCGGCCACACAATCACTGGAGAGCGATAAGCCACCGTACAGCTACGCGCAGCTGATCGTACAAGCTATCTCGGCCTCGCCGGAGAAGCAGCTGACTCTCTCGGGGATCTATTCCTTCATCTCGAAGAACTATCCCTACTACCGGACCGGAGCAAACAAAGGGTGGCAGAACTCTATTCGGCACAATTTGAGCTTGAACCG ATACTTCATCAAGGTACCGCGATCGCAAGACGAACCTGGCAAGGGTAGCTTCTGGCGGATAGATCCGTCCAGCGAGCTGAAGCTGATCGATCAAAGCTACCGGAAGCGACGCCAGCGTGGTTCGCAATGCTTTCGCTCGCCGTTCGGCATGCCGCGCTCGGCGCCGGTCTCGCCCAGCTACACTGACAATTCGCGTGAGTGTTCGCCTATGAACGAGGAGCTGCTGATGTCGGCTCCCGGCTCGCCCGGACCAAATAACAGCGGCTACTCTGCCAACAACCACGACGGTACGTTGCATTCCATTGATCCGCTGTACGGGCGTTTTCCCTTTCCTCCTCAAAACCGTTTAATCTcgttttccgttttgttttgttttgttttgttttgtgaactGTTACAGGTTCTCAGCAGTCTTCGTACCAGAACCAGTACACCGCGTACGCGAGTGCCGAACACCAGCAGGCCGAAGTGTACGAGGAGGACGAGCAGCTCGAATACGAAAGCGACGACTACGAGCCGGGCAACAAGCGCCAAAAGATGTAACTTGCTCTGGTATCCTCCGCCCGCACGCAAGGGCTCTCTGTGTGGATACGTTGGTGTCGTTGGCTCGATGGTACTCGATGCTAACCTTAGATTCCGTGAATTGTCAGAATTTTCCTTTCAGTTTAGTGAGCGCTTGTTGTAG